Proteins encoded by one window of Nomascus leucogenys isolate Asia chromosome 19, Asia_NLE_v1, whole genome shotgun sequence:
- the ALKAL2 gene encoding ALK and LTK ligand 2, with amino-acid sequence MRGPGRPLLLGLLLVLGAAGRGRGGAEPREPADGQALLRLVVELVQELRKHHSAEHKGLQLLGRDCALGRAEAAGLGPSPEQRVEIVPRDLRMKDKFLKHLTGPLYFSPKCSKHFHRLYHNTRDCTIPAYYKRCARLLTRLAVSPVCMEDKQ; translated from the exons ATGCGCGGACCCGGGCGCCCCCTcctcctggggctgctgctggTGCTGGGGGCGGCGGGGCGCGGCCGAGGGGGCGCGGAGCCCCGGGAGCCGGCGGACGGACAGGCGCTGCTGCGGCTGGTAGTGGAGCTTGTCCAGGAGCTGCGGAAGCACCACTCGGCGGAGCACAAGGGCCTGCAGCTCCTTGGGCGGGACTGCGCCCTGGGCCGCGCGGAGGCGGCGGGGCTGGGGCCTTCGCCGGAGCAGCGAGTGG AAATTGTTCCTCGAGATCTGAGGATGAAGGACAAGTTTCTAAAACACCTTACAG GCCCTCTTTATTTTAGTCCAAAGTGCAGCAAACACTTCCATAGACTTTATCACAACACCAGAGACTGCACCATTCCTGCAT ACTATAAAAGATGCGCCAGGCTTCTTACCCGGCTGGCTGTCAGTCCAGTGTGCATGGAGGATAAG CAGTGA